A window of Microcystis aeruginosa FD4 contains these coding sequences:
- a CDS encoding Uma2 family endonuclease, with protein MSRNLLVALYTGLKNQPYAVFVTDQRLWIPECQIATYPDIMVVSEPLTCQEGRKDTLINPVLITEVLSSSTANYDREEKFAAYRTIATFQEYLLISQERLYIEHFQKEGDHWLFTAYETDTIIHLNSLRVEVEIADIYNKVIFS; from the coding sequence ATGAGCCGTAATTTATTAGTGGCTTTATATACTGGACTAAAGAATCAACCCTATGCCGTTTTTGTCACCGATCAGCGTTTATGGATACCTGAGTGCCAAATAGCTACCTATCCTGATATTATGGTAGTTTCTGAACCTCTCACTTGTCAAGAAGGACGCAAAGATACTTTAATTAATCCTGTTTTGATTACGGAGGTTTTGTCTTCTTCTACTGCTAATTACGACAGAGAAGAAAAGTTTGCCGCTTATCGAACCATTGCAACTTTTCAGGAATATTTATTGATTTCTCAGGAAAGACTTTATATTGAACATTTTCAAAAAGAAGGCGATCATTGGTTGTTTACAGCTTATGAAACTGATACGATAATTCATTTAAACTCTTTGCGGGTTGAGGTAGAGATAGCAGATATTTATAACAAGGTAATCTTTAGTTAA
- a CDS encoding transposase produces MSNGCVESLNNKLKVIKRCGYGFRNFEIRVLLSCNKSITLA; encoded by the coding sequence ATTAGTAATGGTTGTGTTGAAAGTCTCAACAATAAGCTCAAGGTAATAAAGCGATGTGGATATGGGTTTCGCAATTTTGAGATACGAGTTCTTCTATCCTGTAATAAATCTATCACTTTAGCCTAA
- a CDS encoding IS5 family transposase, producing the protein MTYEKVKNLNPEEFKRFCGVYPETFKDMVKVLAAEKVLQKKSGRPSKLSLEDQILMTLEYLREYSTYFHLAINWEINETTALRITRKVENILIKSGLFNLPGKKTVHQANSDLEVVVVDVAEHEIERPQKKQKDYYSGKQGYYTIKSQVLAAQKTGMIICTAHGKGRIHDFNLWKNSQIGSDKSIECLADKGDQGIQKLHKNSRIPNKKKKNQELSLEEKEFNRQLSRERIVIEHIHRSLKRFRILSSRYRNRRRRFGLRFNLIAGIYNYELALGYHQVAE; encoded by the coding sequence ATGACTTACGAAAAAGTAAAAAATTTGAATCCAGAAGAGTTTAAACGCTTTTGTGGAGTATATCCTGAAACATTTAAGGATATGGTGAAGGTTTTGGCTGCCGAAAAAGTTCTGCAAAAAAAATCGGGAAGACCAAGTAAATTAAGTCTAGAAGACCAAATCTTGATGACCTTAGAGTATTTACGGGAATATAGTACTTATTTCCATCTCGCAATTAATTGGGAGATTAATGAGACAACAGCCCTAAGAATCACTAGAAAGGTAGAAAATATTCTGATAAAATCTGGATTGTTTAATCTGCCTGGGAAAAAGACAGTTCACCAGGCGAATAGTGACCTAGAGGTAGTGGTAGTAGATGTAGCAGAGCATGAGATAGAAAGACCTCAAAAAAAGCAGAAAGATTACTATAGCGGGAAACAAGGCTATTATACAATAAAATCGCAAGTTCTTGCGGCACAAAAAACAGGAATGATAATCTGTACCGCTCATGGAAAGGGAAGAATACATGACTTTAATCTTTGGAAAAATAGTCAAATTGGGAGCGATAAAAGTATTGAATGTTTAGCAGATAAGGGCGATCAAGGAATTCAAAAGCTGCACAAAAATAGTAGAATTCCTAACAAAAAAAAGAAAAATCAAGAATTAAGTTTAGAAGAAAAAGAATTTAATCGCCAGTTATCAAGAGAAAGAATTGTTATCGAACATATTCACAGAAGTCTGAAGAGATTTAGAATTTTATCATCAAGATATAGGAATCGGAGACGACGTTTTGGTCTGAGATTTAATTTAATCGCTGGCATTTACAACTACGAACTTGCTTTAGGCTATCATCAAGTAGCTGAATAA
- a CDS encoding NB-ARC domain-containing protein: MDSLPIIAFVEKIVYTATGKYLNLIQKQIIFGTMMDKSYFTIAEEIGYSEGYVKDEGSKLWKLMSDNLNENITKANAKSRLRSWEFPEGSPQLYLDHSHYRNSLQNSILINNYNDVNIAIYQEQGQTSSVSGSNLCDLSQMPALKLCLGRVQEIYLLEQAILTHQLIEITGLIGVGKTTLMVQLVDKVKDNFESVIWRNCSFYNSWRELKLELIQIFNNNQISEFEQDNLNYKLLSYLKKHKCLLILDQCETLFQEGQNAGIYRSGYEKCEQFLDYTTNLEHQSCVFFVSNVQRKSLAKQESSYLLKLSGLQESAKEILRMANLKQDEKWSLLIEQYGAIPLYLKIATQSINTLFNNQVSAFLNYQIIPDDLEDILLKQWQYLSKLEQKIMIVVSQEEQEITLETLLHNLSEHPSSLFKAIQSLLRRNLLEKREDENYCNFVTLPIIKQFINELVSADS; this comes from the coding sequence ATGGACTCCTTGCCAATTATTGCCTTTGTTGAAAAAATAGTATATACCGCTACGGGTAAATACTTAAATTTAATTCAAAAACAGATTATTTTTGGGACAATGATGGATAAAAGCTATTTTACTATTGCTGAAGAGATTGGTTATAGTGAAGGTTATGTTAAAGATGAAGGTTCTAAGTTGTGGAAACTTATGTCAGATAACTTAAATGAAAATATTACGAAAGCTAATGCTAAATCTCGCTTAAGAAGTTGGGAGTTCCCTGAAGGTTCGCCTCAATTATATTTAGATCACTCTCATTACCGCAATTCTTTACAAAATTCTATTCTTATTAATAACTACAATGATGTCAATATAGCAATTTATCAGGAGCAGGGGCAAACCTCCTCTGTCTCAGGCTCAAATCTTTGTGATTTGTCACAAATGCCCGCTTTAAAGCTTTGTTTGGGTCGAGTTCAGGAAATTTATCTCCTCGAACAAGCTATTTTAACTCATCAATTGATAGAGATAACGGGGTTAATCGGAGTGGGTAAAACAACTTTAATGGTTCAATTAGTCGATAAAGTTAAAGATAATTTTGAGTCTGTCATTTGGCGCAATTGCTCATTTTATAATTCTTGGAGAGAGCTTAAATTAGAGTTAATCCAGATTTTTAATAATAATCAGATATCTGAATTTGAGCAAGATAACTTAAACTATAAATTACTCAGCTATCTCAAAAAGCATAAATGTTTACTCATTTTGGATCAATGTGAAACCCTTTTTCAAGAGGGGCAAAATGCAGGAATTTACCGATCAGGTTATGAAAAATGCGAGCAATTTCTTGATTATACCACAAATTTAGAGCATCAAAGTTGTGTGTTTTTTGTCTCTAATGTTCAGAGGAAGTCTTTAGCTAAACAAGAATCGAGCTATTTATTAAAGTTGTCAGGATTACAAGAGTCAGCTAAGGAAATTTTAAGAATGGCAAATTTAAAACAAGACGAAAAATGGTCATTATTGATTGAGCAATATGGAGCAATACCTTTGTATTTAAAAATAGCGACTCAATCAATTAATACTCTGTTTAATAACCAAGTGTCTGCTTTTTTAAACTATCAAATTATTCCCGATGACTTAGAAGATATTCTATTAAAGCAGTGGCAATATTTATCAAAATTAGAACAAAAAATTATGATAGTTGTCAGTCAAGAGGAACAAGAGATAACCCTAGAAACCTTATTACATAATTTATCGGAACATCCCTCTAGTTTATTTAAAGCGATTCAGTCTTTACTGAGAAGAAATTTATTAGAAAAAAGAGAAGATGAGAATTATTGTAACTTTGTAACTTTGCCTATTATTAAACAATTTATCAATGAGTTAGTCAGTGCTGATTCTTAG
- a CDS encoding calcium-binding protein: MSFTIIGGGSNSTPITYYGRDYYDDFLAGWTSSEIFYGYSGSDTLFGNAGNDTLYGGTGNDKIAGGADNDRLLGESGNDFLKGGSGNDYLLGGTGNDKLLGSSGIDTLEGGIGADRFMFDVTEVFQNRQVDIIRDFNASEGDRITVYGSSGSASYNSSTGVISISGIAIAKLNPYTYFDPFFHLERSSNALEFASDAFY; encoded by the coding sequence ATGTCATTTACTATCATTGGTGGTGGCAGCAATAGCACACCTATAACTTATTATGGTCGGGATTATTATGATGATTTCCTAGCAGGGTGGACTAGCAGCGAAATTTTCTATGGCTATAGTGGAAGTGACACTCTTTTTGGCAATGCGGGTAATGATACCCTATATGGAGGAACTGGTAATGATAAAATAGCTGGTGGTGCTGATAATGATCGCTTGTTAGGAGAGAGTGGAAATGATTTTCTCAAAGGAGGTTCAGGAAACGATTACTTATTAGGTGGTACTGGCAATGATAAATTGCTAGGCTCATCGGGTATAGATACCCTTGAAGGTGGAATCGGTGCTGATCGATTTATGTTTGATGTGACAGAGGTTTTTCAAAACAGACAAGTAGATATTATCAGAGATTTTAATGCTTCTGAAGGAGACAGAATAACAGTTTATGGTTCATCAGGTTCTGCTTCTTATAATTCAAGTACAGGAGTAATATCTATCAGTGGAATAGCAATCGCAAAACTTAATCCATATACCTATTTTGATCCTTTCTTTCATCTTGAACGCAGTTCTAACGCCTTAGAATTTGCATCAGATGCTTTTTACTAA
- a CDS encoding Uma2 family endonuclease → MTALTEKYTLSQYFEQEIQSQTRHEYLDGKIIAMTGGTPTHNRIISNLLVALYTALKNHPYAVFVTDQRLWIPERQIATYPDIMVVSEPLTYQEGRKDTVINPVLIAEVLSAATANYDREEKFAAYRTIATVQEYLLISQEKCYIEHFQKEGDRWLFTAYETNSIIRLKSLRIEVAVSDIYNKVIFENN, encoded by the coding sequence ATGACCGCTCTCACTGAAAAATATACTCTTAGTCAATATTTTGAGCAGGAAATACAATCCCAAACTCGCCATGAATATCTTGATGGAAAAATTATTGCTATGACAGGAGGGACACCGACTCATAACCGCATTATCAGTAATTTATTAGTGGCTTTATATACTGCGCTAAAAAATCACCCCTATGCCGTTTTTGTCACCGATCAGCGTTTATGGATACCTGAGCGCCAAATAGCTACCTATCCTGATATTATGGTAGTGTCTGAACCTCTCACTTATCAAGAAGGACGCAAAGATACTGTAATTAATCCTGTTTTAATCGCTGAGGTTTTGTCTGCTGCAACGGCAAATTACGACAGAGAAGAAAAGTTTGCCGCTTATCGAACGATTGCAACTGTTCAGGAATATTTATTGATTTCTCAAGAAAAATGTTATATTGAACATTTTCAAAAAGAAGGCGATCGCTGGCTTTTTACTGCTTATGAAACTAACAGTATTATCCGTTTAAAATCTTTGAGGATTGAGGTAGCGGTCTCAGATATTTATAACAAGGTAATCTTTGAAAATAATTAA
- the psbA gene encoding photosystem II q(b) protein, with product MTTTLQQRESASLWEQFCQWITSTNNRLYIGWFGVIMIPTLLTATTCFIIAFIAAPPVDIDGIREPVAGSLLYGNNIISGAVVPSSNAIGLHFYPIWEAASLDEWLYNGGPYQLVIFHFLLGVFCYLGRQWELSFRLGMRPWICVAYSAPVSAATAVFLIYPIGQGSFSDGMPLGISGTFNFMFVFQAEHNILMHPFHMLGVAGVFGGSLFSAMHGSLVTSSLVRETTEIESQNYGYKFGQEEETYNIVAAHGYFGRLIFQYASFNNSRSLHFFLGAWPVIGIWFTAMGVSTMAFNLNGFNFNQSILDSQGRVIGTWADVLNRAGIGMEVMHERNAHNFPLDLASGEQAPVALTAPAING from the coding sequence ATGACCACCACCTTACAACAGCGCGAAAGCGCTTCCCTGTGGGAGCAGTTCTGTCAGTGGATCACCAGCACCAACAACCGCTTATACATCGGTTGGTTCGGTGTGATCATGATCCCCACCCTGCTCACCGCCACCACCTGCTTCATCATCGCCTTTATCGCCGCTCCTCCCGTAGATATCGACGGTATTCGCGAGCCTGTAGCTGGTTCCCTACTCTACGGAAACAACATCATCTCTGGTGCTGTTGTTCCCTCTTCCAACGCGATTGGACTCCACTTCTACCCCATCTGGGAAGCAGCTTCCTTAGATGAGTGGTTATACAACGGTGGTCCCTACCAGTTAGTCATTTTCCACTTCTTACTAGGTGTCTTCTGCTACCTCGGTCGTCAGTGGGAACTGTCTTTCCGTTTAGGAATGCGTCCTTGGATTTGTGTAGCTTACTCCGCACCTGTATCCGCCGCTACTGCTGTATTCTTAATCTATCCCATCGGACAAGGTTCCTTCTCTGATGGTATGCCTTTAGGAATCTCTGGAACCTTTAACTTTATGTTCGTGTTCCAAGCAGAACATAACATTCTCATGCACCCCTTCCATATGTTAGGTGTTGCTGGTGTGTTCGGCGGTTCCTTGTTCTCCGCGATGCACGGTTCCCTAGTAACTTCTTCCTTAGTGCGTGAAACCACTGAAATCGAATCTCAAAACTACGGTTACAAATTCGGTCAAGAGGAAGAAACCTACAATATCGTTGCCGCTCACGGTTACTTCGGACGTTTAATCTTCCAATACGCTTCTTTCAACAATAGCCGTTCTCTGCACTTCTTCTTAGGTGCATGGCCGGTAATCGGTATCTGGTTTACGGCAATGGGTGTTAGCACCATGGCGTTTAACCTCAATGGTTTTAACTTCAACCAGTCGATTCTCGATTCTCAAGGTCGTGTAATTGGTACTTGGGCCGATGTGTTAAACCGCGCTGGTATCGGTATGGAAGTAATGCACGAGCGTAATGCACATAACTTCCCCTTAGACTTAGCTAGTGGTGAACAGGCTCCTGTAGCGCTGACTGCTCCTGCTATCAATGGTTAA
- a CDS encoding sugar phosphate nucleotidyltransferase yields MKAMILAAGKGTRVRPITHTIPKPLIPILQKPVMEFLLELLRQHGFDQIMVNVSHLAEEIESYFRDGQRFGVHIGYSFEGRIQEGELIGDALGSAGGLRRIQDFNPFFDDTFVVLCGDALIDLDLTAAVKWHREKGAIATIVTKTVPKEEVSSYGVVVSDEEGRILSFQEKPAIDEALSTCINTGIYIFEPEIIDFIPPNSKYDIGGELFPQLVAKGAPFYALNMDFEWVDIGKVPDYWQAIRGVLSREIKNVAIPGIEVKPGIYTGLNVGVNWDRVDITGPVYIGAMTRIEDGAKIVGPSMIGPNCWICGGATVDNSVIFEYSRLGPGARLVDKLVFGRYCVDKTGAAIDVEAAALDWLITDTRKVPPEFDHPKHQAIRSLFNGK; encoded by the coding sequence ATGAAAGCCATGATTTTGGCGGCAGGCAAAGGAACTCGCGTGCGTCCGATTACCCATACGATTCCCAAACCCCTGATCCCGATTTTACAAAAGCCAGTGATGGAGTTTTTGTTGGAACTGTTACGACAGCATGGCTTTGATCAGATCATGGTGAATGTCAGTCATTTAGCCGAAGAAATTGAGAGTTATTTCCGCGATGGTCAGCGTTTTGGGGTGCATATCGGCTATTCTTTCGAGGGTAGAATCCAAGAGGGCGAGTTAATCGGTGATGCACTAGGATCTGCGGGCGGTTTACGACGAATTCAAGATTTTAATCCCTTTTTTGACGATACCTTTGTGGTTCTCTGTGGTGATGCCCTGATTGATCTCGATTTAACCGCAGCCGTTAAATGGCATCGGGAAAAGGGAGCGATCGCCACTATCGTCACCAAAACCGTCCCCAAAGAGGAAGTATCGAGTTATGGGGTGGTAGTTAGCGACGAGGAGGGAAGGATTCTCAGTTTCCAAGAAAAACCCGCCATCGATGAAGCTTTAAGTACCTGCATTAACACAGGGATATATATTTTTGAGCCAGAAATCATTGATTTTATTCCCCCTAATAGTAAATACGACATCGGTGGCGAATTATTCCCCCAATTAGTCGCTAAAGGTGCGCCTTTCTACGCTTTAAACATGGATTTTGAATGGGTGGATATCGGTAAAGTCCCCGACTACTGGCAGGCAATTCGCGGGGTGTTATCCCGGGAAATTAAAAATGTTGCTATCCCCGGCATCGAAGTCAAACCGGGCATCTATACGGGCTTAAATGTGGGGGTAAACTGGGATCGAGTCGATATCACCGGACCTGTGTATATTGGGGCAATGACGCGCATTGAAGACGGGGCGAAAATTGTCGGTCCGAGTATGATTGGCCCCAATTGTTGGATTTGTGGCGGCGCGACCGTGGATAATAGCGTTATTTTTGAATATTCTCGCCTTGGACCGGGGGCGCGTTTGGTGGATAAGTTGGTCTTTGGGCGCTATTGTGTTGATAAAACCGGCGCGGCGATCGATGTGGAAGCGGCAGCCTTGGATTGGTTGATTACCGATACCCGCAAGGTTCCCCCAGAATTTGATCACCCTAAACATCAGGCAATTCGTTCTTTATTTAATGGCAAGTAG